The window CACGGGCACCAGGAACTATCGGCCGACTTGCATGACTTGCCGTAGGCCGATGCAATCTTGTCCGCCGCAGACCATTCCTTCTCACTAATGCTGTTGTTGTTGTTCTTGTCCAAGGCCGAGAATTCCGGCGTGGCGGCTCCAAGACTCAGCTTTGGAGAGTTCGTGTTCCACTCGTTGCGGCTCACGGTGCCGCTGCCATCGGTATCGACGGTCTTCATCTTGCCAGCCCAGTCGTCGGCGACGGCGACGGTTCCGGAAAGCAGCAGAACCGAAACAATGGCGACCCACTTGTTGGTCATTGCGTCTTCTCCCTAATACGTAGTTCTATTGTCATGACAATTTGTCGCCCTTCGCGGGCAACGACCCTCCCCCCAGTTTCGGCGGCGGGTCGCCACGAGTAGACGGCCGCGAATTGCGCCCGACCAGGGGGAAGCGTGGCATGGGCGATGGGCAATGGTGGCAGATCGGTTAGGCACCTTTGCATCCGCGTATGGTTCGTTGCCCCCGGCCATCACTCGCGCACGCCCGCCTCGACGTTGTTGCCGTCCGGGTCGAGGACGAAAGCGGCGTAATAGCTCATCGCCTCAGGCCCGCGCGGCCCTGGCGCACCGTTGTCGATGCCGCCGGCATCCAGCGCCGCGGCGTAGAACCTGTCGACCGCCGTGCGGTCCTTGGCGGCGAAGGCCACGTGGATCGGCGCCGCCGACGTCCTATGCGCCGCCGTCCAGAACGCCGGCAGCGCCGTGCCGACCCAGATGAAAGGAAGCGGCTCCTCGGCGCTGCGACCGACGAGGAAGGACTCATCCGTATTGTCGATGGTCGCCAGGCCCAGCGCATTGGCGCAGGCGTCATAAAAGCGGCGCGCCGCCTTAAGGTCCTTCACGCGAAAGCCCATGTGGTCGAGCATGGTTAGTCTCCTCTATTTCCATGCCCATGAACGCCTGAGCGTCCCCCAAGGTTGTAGCGGCGCGTCGGCCGGATGCGGCGCAGTGACCACGGGACGGCCGGAGCGTCCGACACATTCGGGCCACCATCGAAACGGCTTGATGCGTCGGCGCCCGCGATAATCTATGATGCCAGCCTGCAGATATTCGGCATCGCTGCGCCGCCGTCTTGCTTCTCCACGTCCCCGTATCCCGCTTGCGTAAAGGTAACCGCATGGCCGACGCCCGCTTCTTCCATCGCGCCGGCCCATTTGTGCTGGCCGACATCGCCGCCGTCGTTGGCGCCGAGGCCCTCCTTCCCGACGATGCGACGGTCTCCATCAGCGATATCGCCGCCCTCGATTCCGCCGGCCCCGACGACATCAGCGTCTTCCACGACCTCCGCTACCTGAATGCGCTGGCCCCGAGCCGCGCCGGTGCCATCATCATCAGCCGCAAGCTGGCGCATCACGCCCCGGCCGAGAGCCGCCTCGTCTATGTCCCCGATCCGCGCCGCGCGTATGCGCAGGTCGGCCGCCTTTTCTATCCGCCGCAGACGCTGG of the Hyphomicrobium album genome contains:
- a CDS encoding EF-hand domain-containing protein, whose translation is MTNKWVAIVSVLLLSGTVAVADDWAGKMKTVDTDGSGTVSRNEWNTNSPKLSLGAATPEFSALDKNNNNSISEKEWSAADKIASAYGKSCKSADSSWCPCQGNPDKPECQ
- a CDS encoding VOC family protein, translated to MLDHMGFRVKDLKAARRFYDACANALGLATIDNTDESFLVGRSAEEPLPFIWVGTALPAFWTAAHRTSAAPIHVAFAAKDRTAVDRFYAAALDAGGIDNGAPGPRGPEAMSYYAAFVLDPDGNNVEAGVRE